A single Pseudomonadota bacterium DNA region contains:
- the phnF gene encoding phosphonate metabolism transcriptional regulator PhnF: MKVEGISRWRRIGDAIVRDIDQGVLSAGDKLPAEIALASRYGVARQTIRRALSHLQSEGLLRVEHGRGTFVTDKVFEYRISARKTFEENLAENSMTPRREMIEMHTLPATQAIAAKLELELATPVLFVGTLGKADGMPVALARIYFPSSRMTGVENAFKKAAKGSPERFSVSATLGSIGIAQYRRKDIRLRAREATREDIEHLEVAPGDYVIETESVSIDRSGQPVFYSIMAYPSDRVQFYIGGEAFELAVT, encoded by the coding sequence AAAGTTGAAGGAATCAGCCGTTGGCGCCGCATCGGCGACGCGATCGTGCGCGACATCGATCAAGGCGTCCTCAGCGCGGGCGATAAGCTGCCCGCGGAGATCGCTCTTGCGAGCCGCTACGGCGTTGCCCGGCAGACGATAAGGCGGGCGCTGTCGCATTTGCAGAGCGAGGGCCTGCTCCGGGTCGAGCATGGACGCGGGACTTTCGTCACCGACAAGGTCTTCGAGTACCGCATCTCGGCCCGCAAGACCTTCGAGGAGAATCTCGCCGAGAACTCCATGACCCCGCGGCGAGAGATGATCGAAATGCACACCCTCCCCGCGACGCAGGCAATCGCCGCTAAGCTCGAGCTGGAGCTGGCAACGCCGGTGCTGTTTGTCGGCACGCTGGGCAAGGCGGATGGTATGCCCGTCGCTCTCGCTCGCATTTATTTCCCGAGCAGCCGGATGACTGGCGTCGAGAATGCATTCAAGAAAGCGGCGAAGGGATCACCTGAGCGATTTTCCGTCTCGGCGACTTTGGGCTCCATCGGCATCGCGCAATATCGGCGCAAAGACATCCGGCTGCGCGCACGCGAAGCCACACGCGAAGACATCGAGCATCTCGAGGTCGCTCCGGGCGACTACGTGATCGAGACGGAGTCCGTCAGCATCGACCGATCGGGACAGCCGGTATTCTACTCGATCATGGCTTACCCCAGCGACCGGGTGCAATTCTACATCGGCGGCGAAGCCTTCGAGCTCGCCGTAACCTGA